The region AGGCACCTCGGCGGCGGCGATGATCGCCGGGCGGACCGGATTGCCCGTCGTCACCGTCTTGTCCGGGAAGGCGCCGCCCCCCTCCGGCAGGAAACCGCCGGCGATACCCTGCACGCGGGTCGCCAGGGCCTTGTTGGCGCGGCCCATGACGGCATTCTGCTCGTGGATCATCGCGGGCACGCCGAGCCTCGTGGCGGCAAGCAGCGGCGGCACCGTCGGATAACCGCCGAAACCGACGACGATGACGGGCTTCAGCCGCTGGATCAGTTTCTTCGCCGCCCGCATGCCGCTCCAGAGCGTCCACAGCGAACGGGCGACGGCGGCCGGGTTCTTCGAGCCGATCGTCGCCGACGGCACGACATGGATCGCCTCGGCCGGAAATTTGCCGGCATAGCGCTCGGCCCGGCTGTCGGTGACGAGATGCACCGAGTAGCCGCGCTCCTTCAGCTTGAAGGCCAGCGCCTCCGCCGGGAACACATGGCCGCCGGTACCCCCGGCGGCAAGCAGCACGATGCCTTTGCCCATTGCCTTTTACTCCGCCGGCATGCCGTGCGGGACGCGGAAAAGACTCCGGTCCTGCGCGCGTTTTTCCGGTCGATGGCGCGTCAGCGCCAGAATGAAGCCGGCGGTGACGCAGATCGCCACCATCGATGAGCCGCCGTAGGAAATCAGCGGCAGCGTCATGCCCTTTGCCGGCAGCAGCTCGAGATTGACGCCGATATTGATGATCGACTGGATGCCCATCTGCAGCACCAGGCCGGCAACGGCGAAGCGATTGAAGTCGTTGCGCTCGCGGTAGGCATGCGAGAGGCCGCGCAGCACCAGCACGGTAAACAGCGCCACCAGCGCCATGCAGAAGACGATGCCGAACTCCTCGGCCGCGACCGAGAATATGAAGTCGGTATGCGCATCCGGGATGATGCGCTTGACGATGCCCTCGCCCGGTCCCTGGCCGAACCAGCTGCCGCGGATGATCGCCTCACGCGCGGTGTCGATCTGGAAGGTGTCGCCCTCGCCGGTCATGAACTTGTCTATGCGCAAGGCCACGTGCGGGAAGACGTAATAGGCGCTGAGCAGGCCGCCGGCGCCGCCGATGCCGAGCAGCATGATCCATATCCATGGCATGCCGGCCATGAAGAACATCCCGCCCCAGACGGCAGTCGTCAGGATGGTCTGGCCGAGGTCGGGCTGCGCGACGAGCAGAGCGGCGACGATGGCAAACAGGATAATGGCGAAGAGATTGCCGGGAATTTCAGGCTGGCGGGCATGTTCGGCAAACAGCCAGGCGCAAACCACGACGAAGGCGGGCTTCATGAATTCCGAGGGCTGGATCGAAAGGCCGGCGATCCAGATCCAGCGCCTGCCGCCCTTGACCTCCTGGCCGACGAACAGCACCAGCACCATCATGGCGAGCGAGACGATCAGCAGCAGGATCGCCGTTCGCCGCACCTGCCGTGGCGTCAGGAACGACAGCCCGAGCATGACGGAGATCGAAGGGATCATGAAGGCCGCATGGCGCTTGACGAAGTGGAAAGGCTCGAGCCCGATGCGCTCGGCAACGGCCGGAGATGCCGCAAAGGATAGCATGAAACCGATGCCCATCAGGAAGATGAACATTGCCAGGAAGAAGCGGTCGATGGTCCAGAACCAATCGGCCAGAGGCCCACGTTCCGCGCGGCTTACCATGTCATTTCTCTCCTGTTGCCGAACCGATCAGCATCGCGATCCCGTCAAGCGCCGCCACGTGTCCGACGAAGGCCTCACCCCTGACTTCGAAATTCTTATACTGATCGAAGCTTGCGCAAGCCGGGGATAACATCACGGCCGAAGCGGCGGCCTCGTCGCGCTCGGCATCGGCCGCCGCATGCACGACCGCGCGCTCCAGCGTGCCCGAGATCTCGTAAGGTACAGCCTCGCCGAGCGTCGCTGCGAATTCCGCCGCCGCCTCACCGATCAGATAGGCCTTGGCGATGCGCGGAAAATAGGGAGCGAGCGTCGTGATGCCGCCTGATTTCGGCAGCCCGCCGGCAATCCAGTAGATGCGATCATAGCTCGAAAGAGCCGGAGCCGCAGCATCGGCATTGGTCGCCTTGGAATCATTGACGAAGACGACGCGGCCACGCTGCCCCACCGGCTGCATGCGGTGCTTGAGGCCGGGGAACGAGGCAAGACCGGCGCGAATGTCGTCGGCGGAAACGCCGACGGCAAGGCAGGCGGCAACGGCTGCGGCGGCGTTCTGCGCATTATGGCCGCCGCGCAGCGTCTGGATGCCGTCGAGATCGGCGAAGGGCAGCATGGCGCCGCCTCCGGCCTGAATGAGCCTGGTGCCCTCGGCATAAATGCCCGATGCCACAACGCTGCGGCGCGAAATGCGCACCACCTTGACATCCGCCCGCTCGACGCGGTCGGCAATCAGCGCCGAATGGCTGTCGTCGACGCCGATGATCGCGACATCGCTGCCGGCGACCAGTCGTTCCTTGACATCGGCATAATGCTGCATGGTGCCGTGACGGTCGAGATGATCGGGCGTCAGGTTGAGCAGAATACCGGCGGACGGGTTCAGCGTCGGCGCCAGGTCGATCTGGTAGGAGGAGCATTCGACGACGTAATAGCGCCCGGCCTTCGGCGGATCGAGCGTCAGAACCGCAGTGCCGATATTGCCGCCGAGCTGCGTATCGTAGCCCGCGGATTTCAGGATATGGGCAATCAGCGCCGTCGTCGTCGACTTGCCGTTGGTGCCGGTGATGGCGATGAACGGGCAATCCGGCGCATGGGCGCGGCGCTCGCGCACGAAGAGTTCGACGTCGCCGACAATGTCGACGCCGGCGGCCCGCGCAAGATCGACGGTCCAGTGCGGCTTCGGATGGGTCAACGGCACGCCTGGTGATAGCACGAACAGCGCCTGCTGGCTCCAGTCGATGGTGTGCAGGTCCTCCGTCCGGATGCCTTCGGCTGAAGCCTTGGCGACGCTGTCGGGATTGTCGTCCCAGGCGGTCACCTCGGCGCCGCCTGAAACCAGCGCCCGGGCGGTGGCAAGGCCCGAGCCGCCGAGCCCGAAGAGCGCGACCTTCCTGTCCTTGAGCGTCGTGACCGGGATCATCGCCGCCTCACCGCAGCTTCAGCGTCGAAAGGCCGAGCATGGCAAGGCCGACGGCGATGATCCAGAAACGGATCACCACCTGGCTCTCGGTCCAGCCCTTCTTCTCGAAGTGATGATGGATCGGCGCCATCAGGAAGACGCGGCGGCCGGTCATCTTGAAGAAGCCGACCTGGATGATGACCGAGAGCGTCTCCATGACGAAGAGGCCGCCGATGATCGCCATGACGATCTCATGCTTGGTGGCGACGGCAACGGTGCCGATCGTGCCGCCAAGCGCAAGCGACCCGGTATCGCCCATGAAGATGGCGGCCGGCGGCGCGTTGAACCAGAGAAAGCCGAGACCGGCGCCGATGACGGCGCCGAGGACGACGGCGAGCTCGCCGGTGCCGGGCACGAAATTGATCTGCAGGTAGTTCGCAAACACCACATTGCCGGCGAGATAGGCGATGACGCCGAAGGAGGCCGCCGCAATCATGACAGGCACGATGGCAAGCCCGTCGAGGCCGTCGGTCAGGTTGACGGCATTGCCGGCGCCGACGATGACGAAGCCGCCGAAGACGACGAACATGATGCCGATATTGATCATGAAGTCCTTGAAGAAGGGAAAGGCGATCGACGAGCCGAAGGTCGAACCGGCAACGCCCGAGGCGAGGGCAGTGCGCATCATGAAATAGACGGCGATGCCGGCGATGACGAACTCGATCCCGAGACGCGCCTTGCCGGAAAAGCCCATATGGCTCTGCTTCGTCACCTTGAGATAGTCGTCGTAGAAGCCGATCGCGCCGAAGCCGAGCGTCACCAGCAGCGTGGCGACCACATAGACGTTGGAAAGATCGGCCCAGAGCAGCGACGCGCCGACGATGCCGGCCAGGATCATCAGCCCGCCCATGGTCGGCGTGCCGGCCTTCTTGAAATGCGTCTGCGGCCCGTCGGCGCGGATCGGCTGGCCTTTGCCCTGCCGGATGCGCAGCGAATTGATGATGGTCGGCCCGAACAGGAAGACGATCAGGGCCGAGGTGAACAGAGCAGCGCCTGTACGGAAGGTAATATATCTGAACAGGTTCAGAAATTTGAAATATTCCGACAGTTCGACAAGCCAGATCAGCATTCAGGGCCCCTTGTTTACCCGATCAAAGTTCGCGTTGCGTGTCGGAAAATGGCGGGAACTTGTCAAGGAGCGCGGCGACGATCTTGCCGAAACCGATGCCCAGAGACGATTTCACCATCAACACGTCGCCCGGAGCGACCGAGTTCAATACATAATCCGTCAATTCGCCGGTGTTCTCGCGATATTCGACATGGACGCTTTCCGGCAATGATTCCTTCAGCGCAGCCATCTCTGCGCCTGCGAGCCAGACATGTTCGATGCCGGCGGCAAGCAGCGGCACGGCGAGATCGGTATGAACCTTCTGCGCATACTCGCCCATCTCAAGCATGTCGCCGAGCACGGCGATACGGCGTCCGCGCCCGGCCGGCTCCGAGGCCGCCAGCAGCGCGATCGCCGCCCGCATCGAGGCCGGATTGGCATTGTAGCTTTCGTCGATCAGCGTAAAGCTGCCGCTGCCGCTCCCGATCGAAAGCCGGTGGCGCTTGCCCCTGCCCTTTTCCGGCTTCAGCGTCGCCAGCGCAGCGATCGCCTTCTCCATGTCGGCGCCGACAATCCTGACGACCCCGAGCGCAGCGAGCGCATTTTCGGCGATATGGCGGCCGGGCGCGCCGATCGCGACCTCCAGCGTCTCGCCGCCGATCGTCAGCCAAAGCGTCGAATTCTCGTCCGCGCCATTGAATTCCGCCAGCCGGAATTCGGCCTTGGCATGCTGGCCGAAGGAATGGATATGCTCGATACCGAGCGACTGAGCCGTGCGGTCGAGGAAATTGAACTGGTCGTTGTCGCGGTTAAGCACCACATGGCCGCCCGGCTCGAGCCCCTCGAAGATCTCCGCTTTGGCGGCAGCGATCTCCTTGATGTTCTTGAAATTGCCGAGATGCGCCGGTGCGATCGTCGTGATGATGGCGACGTCGGGACGGATCATCTCGACCAGCGGGCGGATCTCGCCGGGATGATTCATGCCGACTTCGAAGACACCGTAATCCGTATCGTCAGGCATGCGCGCCAGCGTCAGCGGTACGCCCCAATGATTGTTGAAGGAGGCGACGGAGGCATGCACCTTGCCGGAGGGCGACAGCACATGCCGCAGCATTTCCTTGGTGGTCGTCTTTCCCACGGATCCCGTCACCGCGATGATCCGGGCCTTGGAGCGCTCGCGCGAGGCAAGGCCGAGCCGGCCGAGTGCCGCGAGCACATCCTCCACGACGATCATCGGCACCGTCAGGCGGCCCATGGCCGGAAGCCTCGCCTCACTGACGACGAGAAGGGAGGCGCCGTTCGCCACCGCCATCGATGCGTAGTCGTGACCGTCGACACGGTCGCCCTTAATCGCGAAGAAGGCTTCGCCTTGAGCAATCGAGCGGCTGTCGATGGAAATGCCGGTGATGCCTTCAGGCAGAGTGCCGAAGGGGCGCCCCGCCATTGCTGCGATCATGTCTTCGGTCGTCCAGAGCCAGCTCAAGATTGCAGTTCCTCCAAGGCCTTGCGCACCTCCGCATGATCGGAGAACGGCAGGGTCACGCTGCCGATCGTCTGCCCTTCCTCATGCCCCTTGCCGGCGACGATCAGCGTATCGCCGGATCGCAACATACCAACCGCCTCGCGGATCGCGGTGGCGCGATCGGCGATTTCCGAGGCGCCGGATGCTGCCGCCATGATCTCCGCCCGGATCGAGGCCGGCTCCTCCGAGCGCGGATTATCGTCGGTGACGATGACGACGTCGGCAAGCCGGCAGGCGATTTCGCCCATGATCGGCCGTTTGCCGCGATCGCGGTCGCCGCCGCAGCCGAAGACGACGACGACGCGGCCGGTGGTGAAGGGTCTGACCGAGCCCAGCACATTTTCCAGCGCATCCGGCTTATGGGCGTAGTCGACATAAGCGAGCGCGCCGTCTTTCGTATGGCCGACCAGTTCGAGACGGCCGGACGCGCCGACGAGCTTCTCGAGTGCGGCCATCGCCACCTTCGGCTCGACGCCGGTCGACATGGCAAGCCCTGCTGCAACAAGCGCGTTGGCGACCTGGAAATCGCCGGCCAGCGGAATGTCCACCTCGAAAATCTCGCCGCCGATATGGATCTCGGCGGTCTGCTTGTGGCGGAAGTGCTCGACACGTTTCAA is a window of Rhizobium sp. N324 DNA encoding:
- the ftsW gene encoding putative lipid II flippase FtsW, which produces MVSRAERGPLADWFWTIDRFFLAMFIFLMGIGFMLSFAASPAVAERIGLEPFHFVKRHAAFMIPSISVMLGLSFLTPRQVRRTAILLLIVSLAMMVLVLFVGQEVKGGRRWIWIAGLSIQPSEFMKPAFVVVCAWLFAEHARQPEIPGNLFAIILFAIVAALLVAQPDLGQTILTTAVWGGMFFMAGMPWIWIMLLGIGGAGGLLSAYYVFPHVALRIDKFMTGEGDTFQIDTAREAIIRGSWFGQGPGEGIVKRIIPDAHTDFIFSVAAEEFGIVFCMALVALFTVLVLRGLSHAYRERNDFNRFAVAGLVLQMGIQSIINIGVNLELLPAKGMTLPLISYGGSSMVAICVTAGFILALTRHRPEKRAQDRSLFRVPHGMPAE
- the murD gene encoding UDP-N-acetylmuramoyl-L-alanine--D-glutamate ligase, with product MIPVTTLKDRKVALFGLGGSGLATARALVSGGAEVTAWDDNPDSVAKASAEGIRTEDLHTIDWSQQALFVLSPGVPLTHPKPHWTVDLARAAGVDIVGDVELFVRERRAHAPDCPFIAITGTNGKSTTTALIAHILKSAGYDTQLGGNIGTAVLTLDPPKAGRYYVVECSSYQIDLAPTLNPSAGILLNLTPDHLDRHGTMQHYADVKERLVAGSDVAIIGVDDSHSALIADRVERADVKVVRISRRSVVASGIYAEGTRLIQAGGGAMLPFADLDGIQTLRGGHNAQNAAAAVAACLAVGVSADDIRAGLASFPGLKHRMQPVGQRGRVVFVNDSKATNADAAAPALSSYDRIYWIAGGLPKSGGITTLAPYFPRIAKAYLIGEAAAEFAATLGEAVPYEISGTLERAVVHAAADAERDEAAASAVMLSPACASFDQYKNFEVRGEAFVGHVAALDGIAMLIGSATGEK
- the mraY gene encoding phospho-N-acetylmuramoyl-pentapeptide-transferase, whose protein sequence is MLIWLVELSEYFKFLNLFRYITFRTGAALFTSALIVFLFGPTIINSLRIRQGKGQPIRADGPQTHFKKAGTPTMGGLMILAGIVGASLLWADLSNVYVVATLLVTLGFGAIGFYDDYLKVTKQSHMGFSGKARLGIEFVIAGIAVYFMMRTALASGVAGSTFGSSIAFPFFKDFMINIGIMFVVFGGFVIVGAGNAVNLTDGLDGLAIVPVMIAAASFGVIAYLAGNVVFANYLQINFVPGTGELAVVLGAVIGAGLGFLWFNAPPAAIFMGDTGSLALGGTIGTVAVATKHEIVMAIIGGLFVMETLSVIIQVGFFKMTGRRVFLMAPIHHHFEKKGWTESQVVIRFWIIAVGLAMLGLSTLKLR
- a CDS encoding UDP-N-acetylmuramoylalanyl-D-glutamyl-2,6-diaminopimelate--D-alanyl-D-alanine ligase, which codes for MSWLWTTEDMIAAMAGRPFGTLPEGITGISIDSRSIAQGEAFFAIKGDRVDGHDYASMAVANGASLLVVSEARLPAMGRLTVPMIVVEDVLAALGRLGLASRERSKARIIAVTGSVGKTTTKEMLRHVLSPSGKVHASVASFNNHWGVPLTLARMPDDTDYGVFEVGMNHPGEIRPLVEMIRPDVAIITTIAPAHLGNFKNIKEIAAAKAEIFEGLEPGGHVVLNRDNDQFNFLDRTAQSLGIEHIHSFGQHAKAEFRLAEFNGADENSTLWLTIGGETLEVAIGAPGRHIAENALAALGVVRIVGADMEKAIAALATLKPEKGRGKRHRLSIGSGSGSFTLIDESYNANPASMRAAIALLAASEPAGRGRRIAVLGDMLEMGEYAQKVHTDLAVPLLAAGIEHVWLAGAEMAALKESLPESVHVEYRENTGELTDYVLNSVAPGDVLMVKSSLGIGFGKIVAALLDKFPPFSDTQREL